A region from the Desulfovibrio sp. genome encodes:
- the ybeY gene encoding rRNA maturation RNase YbeY, producing MGAVRGKRPQAAVRIFYRYAAAAWILPLDRRQQRAALAAMLAAAEQANVPVVPPAVELHLIDDAAMSAANGRCMGCQGPTNVLSFPGGCDSPGALLFSLDTLRRECLLYGQEPGEHALRLLAHGMAHLCGLDHSAQMDAVSDYFMEVAAEAVA from the coding sequence ATGGGCGCAGTCAGGGGTAAGCGGCCACAGGCAGCCGTGCGCATTTTTTACCGCTATGCGGCGGCCGCATGGATTCTGCCGCTTGACCGCAGGCAGCAGCGCGCCGCCCTTGCGGCCATGCTTGCCGCCGCAGAGCAGGCCAACGTGCCTGTTGTGCCCCCGGCTGTGGAACTGCATCTGATTGATGACGCCGCCATGAGCGCAGCCAACGGGCGCTGCATGGGCTGTCAGGGCCCTACCAACGTGCTTTCCTTCCCCGGTGGCTGCGACAGCCCCGGCGCACTTCTGTTTTCACTGGATACGCTGCGCAGGGAATGCCTGCTGTACGGGCAGGAGCCTGGCGAGCATGCGTTGCGCCTGCTCGCCCACGGAATGGCCCATTTGTGCGGGCTTGACCACAGCGCGCAGATGGATGCGGTGAGCGACTATTTTATGGAAGTCGCTGCTGAAGCAGTGGCCTGA
- a CDS encoding HDIG domain-containing metalloprotein produces the protein MLVLTLLFISLLAGANFEAVPRVYVAGQVADSDVIADRDILVEDVQATKARRKQVQLLQPPVYDLSLEPFTAFQNRIVEIMRSLNNGIDYHVGVEGPLHRLVDELTPTVADEILPELAQPEAQTYLLKVLLPQIRDHMAEGLVGDIRSARVDRSGVIVRNLDTNTEILRPDVVNLPDVQSYLAEISAQIRQVSTLNPQSRRAINILLSATMPSTLTLNRESTQKRSSAVMSMVEPVYYQIQKGEIVLRKGERVSREQQIKLQTLYKSASDPMHWDIAAGAFLCSLVLSIGFFVAPSGKPGTPLRCKDMLLISLLLLLFSAGAKAVYVLGMRIDSHSFINTLAVGYPVAGAVGLVAMVFAARRYCTMALLISFFTMLMFQAQFSLFLLHFLGGMLATWLVTNAQSRQDVVWSIVPLTIGQSIIWFGATLLAQSAPGVMPTQLLAVFINSVLSLILLFAVSPVLEISFGYSTRFRLMELMSLEQPLMQELMVTVPGTYHHSLVVANMVEAGAKAIGANSLLCKVAALYHDVGKLSYPEYFIENQFGGPNKHDKLAPSMSALILLSHVKKGTELAERYKLGQDIADIISQHHGTRLIRFFYQKALNQGEKPRESDFSYVGPRPQTKEAAILMLADSVEASSRTLNDPTPARIKSHIDTIIKGIFSEGQLDESELTFKDLHFLSENFQRILTGIFHQRIAYPDARINDAARAENKPNGKNGSAPATHGATALTPTGQGKPCGDKHCNGDKPAAAQSPEVKALTSQPESAKQAGIPAIPEEKGQA, from the coding sequence GTGCTTGTGCTCACCCTGCTTTTCATCAGCCTGCTTGCAGGGGCCAATTTTGAGGCTGTGCCTCGCGTGTACGTTGCCGGGCAAGTGGCTGATTCTGACGTCATTGCCGACCGGGACATCCTCGTTGAAGACGTGCAGGCCACCAAGGCCCGGCGCAAACAGGTGCAGCTTCTGCAACCGCCTGTCTATGATCTGAGTCTTGAACCCTTTACGGCCTTTCAGAACCGTATTGTGGAGATCATGCGCAGCCTGAACAACGGCATTGATTACCATGTCGGGGTCGAAGGCCCGCTGCACAGGCTGGTGGATGAACTGACACCCACCGTTGCTGACGAAATTTTGCCGGAACTCGCCCAGCCCGAGGCGCAGACATATCTGCTCAAGGTGCTGCTGCCCCAGATTCGCGACCATATGGCAGAAGGCCTTGTGGGTGATATACGCTCGGCCAGGGTTGACCGCTCTGGCGTTATTGTGCGCAATCTGGATACAAATACAGAAATACTGCGTCCGGACGTAGTCAATCTGCCCGACGTGCAATCGTATCTGGCGGAAATTTCTGCCCAGATACGGCAGGTTTCCACGCTGAACCCGCAGTCGCGGCGCGCCATCAACATTCTGCTTTCCGCAACCATGCCTTCCACGCTGACGCTGAACCGGGAATCTACCCAGAAGCGCAGCTCTGCCGTAATGTCCATGGTTGAGCCCGTGTATTATCAGATACAAAAGGGCGAGATCGTGTTGCGCAAGGGCGAAAGGGTCAGCCGCGAGCAGCAGATCAAGCTGCAAACGCTTTATAAATCCGCTTCCGACCCCATGCACTGGGATATAGCCGCTGGCGCCTTTTTGTGCTCGCTGGTGCTCTCCATCGGCTTTTTTGTCGCCCCCAGCGGCAAACCCGGCACCCCCCTGCGCTGCAAGGACATGCTGCTTATTTCCTTGCTTCTGCTGCTTTTCAGCGCCGGTGCAAAGGCTGTGTACGTGCTTGGGATGCGTATCGACAGTCATTCGTTCATCAATACGCTGGCCGTGGGCTACCCTGTGGCAGGAGCAGTGGGGCTGGTCGCCATGGTTTTTGCGGCCAGGCGCTATTGCACCATGGCCCTGTTGATCTCGTTCTTTACCATGCTCATGTTTCAGGCGCAGTTTTCGCTGTTCCTGCTCCATTTTCTCGGCGGCATGCTTGCCACATGGCTTGTAACCAATGCCCAAAGCCGACAGGACGTGGTGTGGAGCATTGTGCCGCTGACCATCGGGCAGTCCATCATCTGGTTTGGCGCAACCCTGCTGGCCCAAAGCGCCCCCGGCGTCATGCCCACGCAGTTGCTGGCCGTGTTTATCAACAGCGTGCTGTCGCTCATTCTGCTCTTTGCAGTAAGCCCTGTGCTTGAAATCAGCTTTGGGTACAGTACGCGTTTCCGCCTCATGGAACTTATGAGCCTTGAGCAACCCCTCATGCAGGAGCTCATGGTAACAGTGCCCGGCACCTACCATCACTCCCTTGTGGTCGCCAACATGGTTGAAGCCGGGGCCAAGGCCATCGGCGCCAACAGCCTGCTGTGCAAGGTGGCGGCACTGTATCATGATGTGGGCAAGCTATCGTATCCCGAATATTTCATCGAAAACCAGTTTGGCGGGCCCAACAAGCACGACAAGCTGGCCCCGTCCATGAGTGCGCTCATCCTGCTTTCGCATGTCAAAAAAGGCACGGAACTGGCCGAGCGGTACAAGCTCGGGCAGGATATTGCCGACATTATCAGCCAGCACCATGGTACAAGGCTCATACGCTTTTTCTACCAGAAGGCTCTGAATCAGGGCGAGAAGCCGCGTGAATCCGATTTCAGCTATGTGGGGCCGCGTCCGCAAACCAAGGAAGCCGCCATTCTCATGCTGGCCGACTCCGTTGAGGCCTCCAGCCGCACGCTTAACGATCCTACGCCCGCGCGCATCAAGTCGCACATTGACACCATCATCAAGGGCATCTTCTCGGAAGGGCAGTTGGACGAATCGGAGCTGACCTTTAAGGATCTGCACTTCCTGAGCGAAAACTTCCAGCGCATTCTGACGGGTATTTTCCATCAGCGCATTGCCTATCCTGACGCCAGAATCAATGACGCCGCCAGGGCTGAAAACAAGCCCAACGGCAAAAACGGCTCTGCCCCCGCAACACATGGCGCAACTGCCCTTACCCCCACGGGGCAGGGCAAACCGTGCGGCGACAAGCATTGTAACGGAGACAAACCCGCTGCAGCGCAATCGCCCGAGGTCAAAGCCCTGACGAGCCAGCCGGAGAGCGCAAAACAGGCTGGCATACCCGCCATCCCGGAAGAAAAGGGGCAGGCTTAG
- a CDS encoding PhoH family protein encodes MAVHSSMLETVEFDDPALANQLFGPHNAHLELLAAASGASIGSRGASILIESPDMNTRQVLCNVFVQLYELLRGGLLLSQQDIARSYEMLRADPGLNLEKIFKDAVFVNTPRKTVTARNVAQRTYLDLLRRNELVFAVGPAGTGKTYLAVAMALSMFQQHRVKRIVLTRPAVEAGERLGFLPGDLADKVNPYLRPLYDALHDMMPQPKVASMLEVGSIEVAPLAFMRGRTLNDAFIILDEAQNTTQEQMKMFLTRMGFGSRMVVTGDTTQIDLPLQPGGQRPRSGLIHALNILAKVPTIAVHHFTKADVVRHPLVGAIVNAYDNAEKSGTSS; translated from the coding sequence ATGGCAGTACATTCCTCCATGCTTGAGACCGTCGAATTCGACGATCCCGCCTTAGCCAATCAGCTATTTGGCCCTCACAATGCGCATCTTGAGCTGTTGGCCGCAGCCAGCGGGGCCTCCATAGGCAGCCGTGGCGCCAGCATTCTTATTGAAAGCCCAGACATGAACACCCGGCAGGTGTTGTGCAATGTTTTTGTGCAGTTGTACGAGCTGCTGCGCGGCGGATTGTTGCTGAGCCAGCAGGATATCGCCCGCAGTTACGAGATGCTGCGCGCGGATCCCGGCCTGAATCTGGAAAAGATTTTCAAGGATGCCGTTTTCGTCAACACCCCGCGCAAAACGGTCACTGCCCGCAATGTTGCCCAGCGCACCTACCTTGATCTGCTGCGGCGCAATGAGCTTGTTTTTGCGGTTGGCCCCGCCGGTACGGGCAAAACCTATCTTGCTGTCGCCATGGCGCTGTCCATGTTTCAGCAGCACAGGGTTAAACGCATTGTGCTGACGCGCCCGGCGGTGGAAGCGGGTGAGCGCCTTGGCTTTTTGCCCGGCGATCTGGCCGACAAGGTCAATCCCTATTTGCGCCCGCTCTATGACGCCCTGCACGACATGATGCCCCAGCCCAAGGTGGCGTCCATGCTTGAAGTGGGCTCCATTGAAGTTGCGCCCCTGGCCTTCATGCGCGGGCGCACCCTTAACGATGCCTTTATCATTCTTGACGAAGCGCAGAACACCACGCAAGAACAGATGAAGATGTTCCTTACCCGCATGGGCTTTGGCTCGCGCATGGTCGTAACGGGCGACACAACCCAGATCGACCTGCCCTTGCAGCCCGGCGGCCAGCGCCCGCGCTCCGGCCTTATCCACGCGCTGAATATCCTTGCCAAAGTTCCAACCATCGCAGTGCATCACTTCACCAAGGCCGACGTAGTGCGGCATCCCTTGGTGGGAGCAATCGTAAACGCCTATGATAATGCAGAAAAAAGCGGTACGTCCAGCTAG
- the gatB gene encoding Asp-tRNA(Asn)/Glu-tRNA(Gln) amidotransferase subunit GatB: MAAYEAVIGLEVHVQLATASKLFCSCPTTFGQPANANVCEVCSGMPGALPVPNRQAVHFAALVGLATNCAINTRSIFARKNYFYPDLPSGYQISQFELPICEHGHLEVDVDGRRKRVGITRIHMENDAGKNIHAQGENLSYVDLNRAGTPLVEIVSEPDMRSAAEAVAYLKGLYNIVTYLGVCDGNMEEGSFRCDANVSLRPVGTEPFGTRTELKNLNSFRNVQRAIEYEIARQQDVLDDGDKVVQETRLYDAVKNTTASMRSKEEAHDYRYFPDPDILPVDITEEEMTRWRAEMPELPQIRVPRFVAMAGLPEAEAEVLVQSKGLADFFETAAAKADPKKVANFVLGPLLRECNARGLSAADPSAWAMKPEALAELVRLVDGGTISAKIANDIFGDIFEQGVMPEAYVKEKGLVQISDTSALEAAVDEVIAANPAEVEAYRGGKTKLISFFVGQIMRATKGKANPALVNELLAKKL; this comes from the coding sequence ATGGCCGCCTATGAAGCCGTGATTGGCCTTGAAGTGCATGTGCAACTTGCCACGGCCTCCAAACTGTTCTGTTCCTGCCCTACAACTTTTGGGCAGCCCGCCAACGCCAATGTGTGCGAAGTATGCTCCGGCATGCCCGGCGCTCTGCCTGTGCCCAACCGTCAGGCTGTTCACTTTGCCGCTCTGGTCGGCCTCGCCACCAATTGCGCCATCAATACACGTTCCATTTTTGCCCGCAAAAACTATTTTTATCCTGATCTGCCCTCCGGGTATCAGATTTCGCAGTTCGAGCTGCCTATCTGCGAACACGGGCATCTTGAAGTGGACGTGGATGGGCGGCGCAAGCGCGTGGGCATTACGCGTATCCACATGGAAAACGATGCTGGCAAAAACATTCACGCGCAGGGCGAAAACCTGAGCTATGTGGACCTCAACCGCGCGGGCACGCCCCTGGTTGAAATAGTTTCCGAGCCGGACATGCGCTCTGCCGCCGAAGCAGTGGCCTATCTCAAGGGCTTGTACAACATTGTGACCTATCTTGGCGTGTGCGACGGCAACATGGAAGAGGGCAGCTTCAGGTGCGACGCCAACGTCTCGTTGCGCCCTGTGGGAACCGAACCCTTCGGCACCCGCACCGAGCTGAAGAACCTCAACTCCTTCCGCAATGTGCAACGCGCCATTGAGTATGAAATTGCCCGCCAGCAGGATGTGCTGGACGACGGCGACAAGGTCGTGCAGGAAACCCGCCTGTACGATGCCGTCAAGAATACCACGGCCTCCATGCGCAGCAAGGAAGAAGCGCACGATTACCGCTACTTCCCCGACCCGGACATTTTACCCGTAGACATTACGGAAGAAGAAATGACCCGCTGGCGCGCCGAAATGCCGGAGTTGCCCCAGATTCGCGTGCCCCGTTTTGTGGCTATGGCAGGTCTGCCCGAAGCCGAGGCAGAAGTGCTTGTGCAGAGCAAGGGCCTAGCCGACTTTTTTGAAACGGCAGCCGCCAAGGCCGACCCCAAGAAGGTTGCCAACTTTGTGCTTGGCCCGCTACTGCGCGAATGCAACGCCCGTGGGCTTTCCGCCGCTGACCCCTCCGCCTGGGCCATGAAGCCCGAGGCACTGGCCGAACTGGTGCGTCTGGTTGACGGCGGCACCATCAGCGCCAAGATCGCCAATGATATTTTTGGCGACATCTTTGAGCAGGGCGTCATGCCAGAAGCTTACGTGAAGGAAAAAGGCCTCGTGCAGATTTCCGACACCTCAGCGCTTGAAGCCGCCGTGGATGAAGTCATTGCGGCCAATCCCGCAGAGGTGGAGGCCTATCGCGGCGGCAAAACCAAGCTGATCAGCTTCTTTGTGGGGCAGATCATGCGCGCCACCAAGGGCAAGGCCAATCCTGCCCTGGTAAACGAACTGCTTGCCAAAAAGCTGTAA
- a CDS encoding ARMT1-like domain-containing protein, whose amino-acid sequence MSNAISVDSVRDFHFGENVRFDAWLYSMLMDNNIAYGMNPDIVASQEQMAFMVSLARDQVYLPCSDDTFKLLCQQTAPEELRRQYNRSWRIIMRLVRSFTPEGQKRRRILQFCRFRFKQYVAQHTLIPSRLVKRMTDLVLAQGNQLDDPWRPLRRISTKRQLEMLDEAPVSDNLAAVPADALAANSIASVRRMLNYVELSRLLCLSAMSRPWVETPPDAETVRQAMDTARKTCAHLRHYFEASAVRSGTVLFLCDADGGVVFDLAVANSLIRMGHKVIFAVKSGFFFYSPTLEDMEIDPSIRQMIGGGTVQHEPRMSKNELLRHLREYRLMVIGDGTRERLNLYRVSVTFSRAWKEADLILGKGWRVADVLMGSSHQYTRDVVCYWQDDQGFHIKLRQHAESAHKFSESDIAAQSANIIAGMREARMQGRTVMFYSCVIGSIPGETGTATEIVRTFVDNLRKKMDNILIINPAEHFIEGMDGDDLMYMWEQVQRSGFIDVWRFQTVEDIEESFALLGRKVPPQWSGKDSTFSTGCTKEMRIALDVQAKNREMQIIGPAPQRFFRRGEYGVGKYFDASIPH is encoded by the coding sequence ATGAGCAACGCGATTTCTGTGGATTCTGTTCGGGACTTTCATTTTGGGGAGAATGTCCGCTTTGACGCATGGCTTTACAGCATGCTGATGGACAACAACATAGCCTACGGCATGAACCCCGACATTGTGGCCAGCCAGGAACAGATGGCCTTTATGGTCAGCCTTGCGCGCGATCAGGTGTATTTGCCCTGTTCTGACGACACGTTCAAACTGTTGTGCCAGCAGACAGCTCCCGAAGAACTTCGCCGCCAATATAACCGCTCCTGGCGCATCATCATGCGCCTCGTGCGTTCCTTCACGCCCGAAGGCCAGAAACGCAGGCGTATTTTGCAGTTCTGCCGGTTCCGCTTCAAGCAGTATGTTGCCCAGCATACGCTGATTCCCTCACGGTTAGTCAAGCGCATGACCGATCTTGTGCTCGCCCAGGGCAACCAGCTGGACGACCCCTGGCGGCCATTGCGCAGAATTTCCACCAAACGCCAGCTCGAAATGCTGGATGAAGCCCCGGTGAGCGACAATCTTGCCGCAGTGCCTGCGGATGCCTTGGCGGCCAATTCCATCGCCTCTGTCAGGCGTATGCTCAACTACGTGGAACTTTCGCGACTGCTGTGCCTTTCGGCAATGTCCCGCCCCTGGGTGGAGACGCCGCCAGACGCCGAAACAGTACGTCAGGCCATGGATACCGCGCGCAAAACCTGCGCCCACTTGCGGCACTATTTTGAGGCCAGCGCGGTCAGGTCCGGCACTGTGCTCTTTTTGTGCGACGCTGACGGCGGCGTTGTGTTTGATCTGGCTGTTGCCAACAGCCTCATTCGCATGGGGCACAAGGTTATTTTTGCCGTCAAATCAGGCTTTTTCTTTTATTCGCCCACGCTGGAAGACATGGAGATTGACCCCTCCATCCGGCAGATGATCGGCGGCGGCACTGTGCAGCACGAGCCGCGCATGAGCAAGAACGAACTTTTGCGCCACCTGCGCGAATACCGCCTCATGGTTATTGGCGATGGAACGCGGGAGCGGCTCAACCTGTACAGGGTTTCGGTGACATTTTCCCGCGCATGGAAGGAGGCCGACCTTATTCTGGGCAAGGGCTGGCGCGTGGCAGACGTGCTCATGGGCAGCAGCCACCAGTATACGCGGGATGTGGTTTGCTACTGGCAGGATGATCAGGGCTTTCACATCAAGCTGCGCCAGCATGCCGAGAGCGCCCATAAATTCAGCGAAAGCGACATTGCCGCCCAGTCGGCAAACATCATCGCAGGCATGCGCGAGGCCCGCATGCAGGGCCGCACAGTCATGTTTTACAGCTGCGTGATCGGCAGCATCCCCGGCGAAACTGGTACCGCTACCGAGATCGTGCGCACCTTTGTAGACAATCTGCGTAAAAAAATGGATAATATCCTGATAATTAACCCTGCCGAGCATTTTATTGAAGGCATGGACGGCGACGACCTCATGTATATGTGGGAGCAGGTGCAGCGCAGCGGCTTTATTGATGTGTGGCGGTTTCAGACCGTTGAAGACATTGAGGAAAGCTTTGCCCTGCTTGGTCGCAAGGTGCCGCCGCAATGGTCGGGCAAGGATTCCACCTTTTCCACCGGCTGCACCAAGGAAATGCGAATCGCGCTGGACGTACAGGCCAAAAACAGGGAAATGCAGATCATCGGCCCCGCCCCGCAGCGGTTTTTCCGCAGGGGAGAGTACGGTGTGGGCAAATATTTCGACGCCAGCATCCCCCATTGA
- a CDS encoding NAD(+)/NADH kinase, which translates to MQNATSRHILLVYKARHEKAAALAQEAAQWLRQNGHDVAGVICAGTDTPAYATTPLDFVVVFGGDGTMLGVARRLVGRNVPVLGINFGRIGFLTDAQPEQWREKLEESLTGMEPVRSCMALQWTLTRKGEQIASGCAVNDVVLSRGSLSRLVLFDVYIAGERLGSLRGDGMIIATPVGSSGYSVSAGGSLLHPSMEAVAITPICPFLNTISPMVFPGDTECRFQILQGSTDCYLTVDGQEGQQLELGDTVTVNGLPDAVHFLGKGTTFFERLRSRGFALQGTECIRCGENA; encoded by the coding sequence ATGCAAAACGCAACAAGCCGACACATACTTCTGGTTTACAAGGCCCGGCACGAAAAGGCTGCGGCTCTTGCCCAAGAAGCCGCCCAATGGCTGCGCCAAAATGGGCACGACGTTGCGGGCGTGATCTGCGCTGGCACGGACACCCCGGCCTACGCAACTACTCCCCTTGACTTTGTGGTTGTTTTTGGAGGCGACGGCACCATGCTCGGCGTGGCCCGCCGCCTTGTGGGGCGCAATGTGCCTGTGCTGGGCATCAATTTTGGCCGGATCGGTTTTTTGACAGATGCCCAGCCGGAGCAGTGGCGTGAAAAACTCGAAGAATCCCTCACCGGCATGGAACCTGTACGCTCCTGTATGGCCTTGCAGTGGACGCTCACCCGCAAGGGCGAGCAGATTGCCAGCGGCTGTGCGGTCAACGATGTTGTCCTGAGCCGGGGGTCTTTGTCGCGGCTTGTTCTGTTTGATGTCTATATTGCAGGTGAGCGCCTTGGCTCGCTGCGCGGCGATGGAATGATCATTGCCACGCCCGTGGGCAGCTCCGGCTACAGTGTTTCCGCTGGCGGCTCGCTGCTGCATCCTTCAATGGAAGCCGTGGCCATCACGCCCATCTGTCCTTTCCTCAATACAATTTCGCCCATGGTTTTCCCCGGCGATACCGAGTGCCGGTTCCAGATTTTGCAGGGTTCCACAGATTGCTACCTTACTGTCGATGGGCAGGAAGGGCAACAGCTGGAGCTGGGCGACACCGTGACCGTCAATGGTTTGCCCGATGCCGTGCATTTTCTTGGCAAAGGAACAACATTTTTTGAGCGTTTGCGTTCGCGCGGTTTTGCCCTGCAAGGCACTGAATGCATCAGATGCGGGGAAAACGCATGA
- a CDS encoding SIS domain-containing protein, producing the protein MHDTALDIIEQHASEGARLREDFFRSQADFLRQAALRAATCLAGGGKILLCGNGGSAALAQHMAAEFVNRFFMDRPALPALALSADATSLTAIGSDLDFSHVFSRQIEALGRPGDMLVAIFSTGSSANIIAALEAARRGGQFTVCLCGHGCEMALYSDMVLEAPQAEPALVQELHLAAGHLFCRLTDYYLFENAVALTPYLQGRHTTEV; encoded by the coding sequence ATGCACGATACAGCCCTTGATATTATTGAACAGCACGCCAGCGAAGGCGCGCGCCTGCGCGAAGATTTTTTTCGCTCGCAGGCAGATTTTCTTCGTCAGGCGGCCTTGCGCGCGGCCACGTGCCTCGCGGGCGGCGGCAAAATACTGCTCTGCGGCAATGGCGGCAGTGCTGCACTGGCCCAGCACATGGCAGCCGAGTTTGTGAACAGATTTTTTATGGACAGGCCCGCCCTGCCCGCTCTGGCGCTGTCTGCCGATGCGACTTCGCTTACGGCCATTGGCAGCGACCTTGATTTCAGCCATGTATTTTCGCGCCAGATTGAAGCTCTGGGGCGGCCAGGCGACATGCTGGTGGCAATTTTTTCCACCGGCAGCAGCGCCAACATCATCGCCGCCCTTGAGGCGGCACGTCGCGGCGGGCAGTTTACCGTGTGTCTGTGCGGGCACGGCTGCGAAATGGCCCTGTACAGCGACATGGTTCTTGAAGCGCCGCAGGCTGAACCCGCGCTTGTTCAGGAACTGCACCTTGCAGCCGGGCACCTATTTTGCCGGCTGACGGATTATTATCTTTTTGAAAATGCTGTCGCACTGACCCCCTATTTGCAAGGGCGACACACAACCGAGGTTTGA
- a CDS encoding zinc ribbon domain-containing protein, whose amino-acid sequence MPIYEYSCQKCGRDFEELVFDETPPTCPYCGSNDTQKLMSCCARRKNGAEGGDYAASTGGGGGCAGCSGGNCASCGH is encoded by the coding sequence ATGCCCATCTACGAGTATTCTTGCCAGAAATGCGGTCGGGATTTTGAAGAACTGGTGTTTGACGAAACCCCGCCCACTTGCCCGTATTGCGGCTCCAATGATACCCAGAAGCTCATGTCCTGCTGCGCCCGGCGCAAAAATGGCGCAGAAGGCGGCGATTACGCGGCTTCGACCGGCGGTGGCGGCGGCTGCGCCGGATGTTCTGGCGGCAACTGCGCAAGCTGCGGGCATTAG
- the hemC gene encoding hydroxymethylbilane synthase, producing MRKSLVIATRGSQLALWQAEHVKSRLLSLDPELAVDLVIIKTKGDIIQDVPLAQVGGKGLFVKEIEEALLDNRADLAVHSIKDVPMELPDGLILGCIPKREAPTDCMLSCKYADLAALPQGACVGTSSLRRQAQLLALRPDLRIESLRGNVDTRLRKLHEGVYDAIILASAGMNRLGLSAPYMHALDPQTFLPAVGQGAIGIECREDDYDLFALLAEIEDTPTRVCVEAERGFLAGLEGGCQVPIAGHARLEDDETFVLEGLVAEVDGSQILREAQRGHTSKARQIGLELAETLLARGGRAILEKLYQQ from the coding sequence ATGCGTAAATCCCTAGTTATCGCTACCCGTGGCAGTCAGTTGGCCCTCTGGCAGGCAGAACACGTCAAAAGTCGTTTGCTGTCGCTTGACCCGGAACTGGCCGTTGACCTTGTCATCATCAAGACCAAGGGCGACATCATTCAGGATGTTCCCCTGGCCCAGGTGGGCGGCAAGGGCCTTTTTGTAAAAGAAATTGAAGAAGCCCTGCTTGATAACCGGGCCGACCTTGCCGTGCACAGCATCAAGGACGTGCCCATGGAGCTGCCCGACGGGCTCATACTGGGCTGCATCCCCAAGCGCGAAGCGCCTACAGACTGCATGCTTTCGTGCAAGTATGCCGACCTTGCGGCCCTGCCCCAGGGCGCGTGCGTTGGCACCAGCAGTCTGCGGCGTCAGGCCCAGTTGCTGGCCCTGCGCCCCGACCTGCGCATTGAAAGCCTGCGCGGCAATGTGGACACGCGCCTGCGCAAACTGCATGAAGGCGTGTATGATGCCATTATTCTTGCATCCGCAGGCATGAACCGCCTTGGCTTGAGCGCGCCCTACATGCACGCCCTTGATCCGCAGACCTTTCTGCCCGCAGTGGGCCAGGGCGCCATTGGCATTGAATGCCGCGAAGACGATTACGATCTGTTTGCCCTGCTTGCAGAGATTGAAGACACCCCCACCCGCGTATGCGTAGAAGCCGAACGGGGCTTTCTTGCCGGGCTTGAGGGCGGGTGCCAGGTGCCCATTGCCGGGCATGCCCGCCTTGAGGATGACGAGACCTTCGTACTCGAAGGGCTGGTGGCAGAGGTTGATGGCAGCCAGATTCTGCGCGAGGCGCAGCGGGGCCATACCTCCAAGGCCCGCCAGATTGGGCTTGAGCTTGCTGAAACACTTCTTGCCAGAGGCGGCCGCGCCATTCTGGAAAAACTTTACCAACAATAA